The following DNA comes from Phytohabitans rumicis.
GGGTGATGGCGCGGGTGGCGGCGACCGAGGCCGCCCACCCGGAGTGGAAGGACGCGCGGTCACCGACCGAGACGGTGGGTGCCGGCGGGGGCGTCGGCGGCGACATCGTGCACAGCGAGCCGATGCTCAGCCTCGATAACGTCTTCGGCGAGGAGGCGCTGCGCAAGTGGGCCGCCCGGCTCGACAAGGTGATCGGCCACCCGGCCGGCGGCTACACGGTCGAGCCGAAGATCGACGGCCTCGCGATCGCCGCGCGGTACGCCGGCGGCGAGCTGACGCTCGTCGCCACCCGCGGCGATGGCCGGGCCGGCGAGGACGTCACCGGCCAGGCCCGCCGGGCTGCTGGGCTCCCGGCCCGGCTGCGCGAGCCGGTGACGCTCGAGGTCCGCGGTGAGGTCTTCATGACCGACGCGGACTTCGCCACGGCCAACGCGCTGCGCACCGGGCACGGCGAGCCGGCGTTCGCGCACCCGCGCAGCGCCGCGGCGGGCACCCTGCGCGCGCAGGACCGGGCGTACGACGCCCCGCTGTCCTTCCTGGCGTACGCGGTGCACGGGCTCGACGGCGGCGACGGCGAGCCGATGCCGCACTCCGCCGCCATGGCGCTCATCGAGGAGCTGGGCGTCGCCACGACCGCCGGGTCGCCGGCCGGCATGCCGGTGTGCGCGACGATCGACGAGGTGGTCACCGCGGTGCAGGCGCTCACGGCCGCGCGGGGCACGCTCGGCTTCGGCGTCGACGGCGCGGTCATCAAGGCCGACCAGCCCGCCGACCGGGCCGCCGCCGGGTCGTCCAGCCGCGCGCCGCGCTGGGGCATCGCCTACAAGTACCCGGCGGACACCCGCACCACGACGCTGCTGCGCATCGAGGTCCAGGTCGGCCGCACCGGCGTCATCACGCCCGTGGCCGTTCTCGATCCGGTACAGATCAGCGGCGTCATCGTCACGTCCGCGACGCTGCACAACTTCGACGACCTGGTCCGCCGCAACGTACGGGCCGGCGACACCGTCTTCGTCCGCCGGGCCGGCGACGTCATCCCCGAGGTGACCGGCGCCCAGCTCGACCTGCGCCCGGCCGACTCGGTGCCGTTCGAGCCGCCCACCCACTGCCCGCGCTGCGGCGGCGACATCGACCGTGCCCAGAAGCGCTGGCGCTGCACCCGCGGCCGGGCCTGCGGCGCGCACGAGTCGCTGGCCTACTACGCCGCCCGCACGTCGGTGGACATCGAAGGGCTCGGCGACAAGATCATCGACGCAGTGGTCAAGGCCGGTCTGGTCACCGACCCCGCCGACCTGTACGACCTCGACGTGCCCGCCCTGGCCGCCCTGGAGCGGCTCGGCGAGGTGTCCGCCACCAAGCTCGTCGCCAACATCCAGGCGTCCAAGGCCCAGCCGCTGTCCCGCGTGCTCACCGGCCTCGGCGTACGGATGACCGGCCGGTCCATGTCCCGGCGGCTGGCCCGGCACTTCGGCACCATGGACGCGCTGCTCGCCGCCACCGTGGAGGACCTGCAACGGGTCGAGGGCGTCGGCCCGGAGCGCGCGGTCACCATCGCCGCCGAACTGGTCGAGCTGACCCCCGTCATCCGCAAGCTCGCCGACCGCGGCCTCGCCATGACCGAGCCCGACGCCACCGTCCACGACGTACCGCCCGAGGGTGCCGCGCTGCTGCCCCTGCAGCGCCCGGACGGCACGCCGATGACCGTGGTCGTCACCGGCTCCGTGCCCGGCCTCACCCGCGACGAGGGCAACGAGGCCGTCGAACGCCTCGGCGGCCGGTCGTCCGGCTCGGTCTCCAAGAAGACGGACCTCGTCGTCGTCGGCGACGGCGCCGGCTCCAAGGCCGACAAGGCCGCCCAACTGGGCATCCGCGTCATGCCGGCGGCCGACTTCGCCGCCCTCATCCACGAGATCCAGAACCCCGCCCTCTGACCCCGCCCCTGACCCGGCCCGCGGCCCCGGCGCCGGGCGCCGCGCCGATCAAGGCTTTGCCCGTCGATCAAGGCTTTGCCCGTCGATCAAGGCTTTGCCCGTCGATCAAGGGCGAACGGTCGTGGTTCGATCTCCGATTCACGACCATATGCCCTTGATCGACGCGGAAAGCCTTGATCGATGCGCGAAGTCCTTGATCGGCGTGCGAAGGCCGCGGACGGCGGTACGCGGCGGCGCGTGTGACGGGGGCACACCGCTTGGTTGTTGAAGTTTCAAGGTCAAGGGCTGGAGACTGGCGACGCAGTTGAAGCTTCAAACGAACCCCGGAGGAACCGCCGTGACCACCACCCTCAGCGTCGGCAAGGCGTCCTGGAAGTCCACCGTCACCGCGGCCGGCCTCGCGGCGCTCGGAGCGCTGGTCGCCAACAGCGTCATCGCGCTGGTCAGCCGCGGCCCGCTCGACGCCCCGGCGGAGTTCCAGCCGCTCACCCCGGCGGCCTACGTGCCGCTCACGATCCTGGGCGTCATCGCCGGCGCGGTCGGCTGGCGGCTGAACGTCGGCCGGAGCCGCAACGCCGCAGCCATGTTGCGCACACTCGTGCCCATCGTGGTGGCCGTGTCCCTGATCCCGGACGTCGCACTGCTGGTGGACACCGAGATGCAGCCCGGCATCACGACGACCGGCGTGGTGGCGCTCATGCTGATGCACGTGGCCGTCGCCGCGGTCGCCGTCCCGACCTTCCGTCGCTTCATGCCACCACAGCAACACGCCGCGTGAGCACTATCCACTGTGGGGTGGGCGTTCTCTACTCCTCCGAACGGCGCCGCGGTATCGGGCGTGCCGGGGACCTCGCGTGGTGCTCGGGCCGGGCCTGACCAACCGCTCAGTCACGAATCACCGCATCCGCTGCGTCCGACCGAGCATCGTGCAAGTCTCCACCAGGGAACCAGGCGCCCGGCCGACCACCGCGCGACAGCGCGGTGGGTGGCGCCTCAATCGTTGACACAGGAGGCACGAGCATGGCTGCGATTGACACCGCGCTGAAGGATGCGATGAACATCGAGGGCGCGATCGGTGTCGCGCTCGTCGACTACTCCAGCGGCATGACCCTCGGGTGGCCGGTGGATCGGCGGAACTGGACCTGACCGTGGCGGCGGCGGGCAACACCGACGTGGTGCGGGCCAAGATGCGCACGCTGGAGATGCTCAACATCGCGGACGGCATCGAGGACATCCTGATCACGCTGGACACGCAGTACCACCTGATCCGCCCGCTCGGCACGCGTGGCGGCAAGGGGCTGTTCCTCTACCTGGCGCTGAGCAAGTCCCGGGCGAACCTGGGCATGGCTCGGCATCAGTTAAGGATGATCGAGTCGTCGATCGAGATCTGAGCCGGACGATGAGCGAGCCGAGCATCAGTCAGATCATCACCAACACGGTGAAGGAACTCCGGCAGAACGTGCCGGACTGTGTGGCCGCCGGGATGGTGGACATGTCCACCGGCATGCTCCTGGCCGTCGACACCGTCGACAGCCACCCGGGTGAGGTGCTCGACCTGCTGGCCGCCGCGACGTTCGACATGTTCCAGGGCCGCAACGTGGTCATGATCGAAGAGATGTTCAACAAGCGCCGGGCATCGACAACGCGGGCCACTACTTCCGGGAGATCCTGGTCAACAGCGAGAACCTCGTGCACCTTTTCATCCGCAGTTCGATGGCGGAGGACATGGTGTCGGTGGTCGTCACCCGCCGGTCGGTGAACATCGGCATGCTCTTCGCCCAGGCCAGGATGGTGATGCGCCGCCTGGACGCCAGCCTTGCCGGCTGACGGCCGCCGGGCCGAGGTCTCATGTGGATCGACGATGTCGTCTGGAAGGACGCGCTGCGGATAACCGGTGCGCGCGCCGTCATCGTGACCGCCATCGAGACCCGGACCCGGCTTCAGATGGCCACCGTCCGGGACCTTCCCGACGGCGACAGCGTGACGGCGCTGGCGGCCGGCCTGGCCGAGACGGCCGCCGAGTTGGTCCGTCTCACGGATTCCGGCTCCACTATGGACGACCTGGTGGTCACCGGGCCGACGTGGTTCCACGTGCTGCGGACCGTGCGGAGCCAGGACGCCGGCGGCTGCGTCGCGCACCTGATGCTCGACCGCCGTACCGCCAACCTCGCGATGGCCCGGCGGGAGTTCCGGCACCTGCTCGACCCGGCCGCCCGCGGTCCGGCCCGGGAACGCGCCTCCGCCACCGCCAAGCCGGCCGCCGGCGCGCTGCCGCGGCGTACCCCGGCGGCGCCCGGACCGGCGGCGGTGGCGGCGCCGCACGCGTCACCGATGTGGTTCACCTCGCTGGTCGGCGAGCCGTTCGAGGCCGACCGGCGCACGCTGCGCCGGGTCCGCGACGGCCTGCACCGGCTCGCCTGACCAGTGTTAGTACGGAGGTTTTCGATGAATGACATCAACGCCGAGGAGCAGGTCAAGGCGGCGTACGCGGAGATGGAGTCGCTGCGGCACACGGTCAGCGGCGTCCTGGGGTCGGTGATCGCGGGCGTGGACGGACTGCTGATCCTGCACGACCTCGGCACCGGGCCGGAGCCGCACGACCTGGCGGCGCTGGCGGCGGCGACGTTCGGGCTGGGCCGGCAGACCGGCCTCGCGCTGCGTCACGGGCCGTTTCGGGAGTCCACCGTCCGCAGCCTCAAGGGCTACTTCTCCGTGTACGCCATCGGCGACTCCGCCCTGCTGGCGGTGCTGGGCGGTGAGGGGCTGAACATCGCCCGGCTGCACATCGAGGCGCGCGGCGTGACCAGCCGGCTGACCCCATGGTGGGGTGCACCTGGCCGTCCAGTCACGGCTGTAGATAGCCCCAAATGGGATCTATCTCTCGTGCCATGGTCGATAATGAGGTGGTGTCAGCCCCGGACCGGATCCCCTACGAGCGCTACTTCGAGATCTTGGTGGTGCCGGAGCGCGGCGTGCCGTTGCACTCGTACGCCTACCTGCGGCGGCTCACCTCCGGGATGCTGGAGGACTCGCCGGTGTGGGACACGCACACGCACCTGGGCCGGGACCGGGACGGCCGCGCGCTGGACCTGGACGACCTGCTGCGCGACCTCGACGAGTACCACGTCGACGGCGCGGTGGTCTTCCCGTTCGACGACCCCGAGCAGGGCGACGACTTCCGGGTGCCGAACGACCGGATCTGGGCCGCGCACGAGAAGGCGCCCGAGCGGCTCATCCCGTTCATGCGGCTGAACCCGGGCGGGCCGTGGGAGCCGGAGTACACCCGGTGCCGGGACCGCGGACACCGCGGGATCAAGCTGCACCCGCGGGCGCAGGACTTCACCCTGGACTCACCGGCCGTCAAGGAGTTGCTGGCGCAGGCGGCGGCGGATCGGCTGCCGGTGCTCATCCACACCGGGTACGGCATGCGGGCGGTCTCCAGCGACCTGGCGCGGATCGCCGAGGCGCTGCCCGACCTGCGGCTGATCCTCGGCCACTCCACGTTCATCGACATGCCCGGGCGATCTCGGTGCTGGCCCCGTACCCGAATCTGTACTTCGAGACCTCGGTGGTGCGGGCCTACGACCTGTACGCGGTGCTGGACACCATCGACCCGTCGCGGGTGCTCTACGGATCGGACCTGCCGTACGCCAGCAGCGCCAACTCGCTGCACGAACTGGCCGTCATGGCCAACATCGCCGGGATCGACGTCGCGCGCTTCGCCGACCTCTTCGGCGGCAACCTGCTGCGGCTGCTCGGGCGGCGGTGAGCGCGGTGGACGAGGGCGGCCGGGTGGTGTTGCGGGGCAGCGATCCGCTGGAGGTCTGCGAGGAGGTGGTGGCGCGCGGGCTGCATCCGGAGGGCGTCGACGTGGACACCGGCACCCGCGTACTCCCGCTGGTCCTGGACGACCGGAACCACCTGCTCACCTGGATCCGCCTGTACTCCCGTTGCCTGGCCGCGCGCAGCCTGCTGCTGGCCGGCGCGGCCGACCGGTGCATGTGGGAGATCGAGGCGGCGCTGATCGCGGCCGCGGACCCACCGTGCTTCCTGGACGAGGTGTACCTCGCCGAACTGGTCCAGTTGCTCCGCTCGGCGCAGCGGGCGATCCTCGCCGGCGAGACCGACATCGAGCACCACGGACCGTACGTGGCGGTCACCATGGCCGAGAACCTGTGCGCCACCCGGATGATCCGCCGCGAGGTCCACCAGGACCGGCGCCAGTACCCACGTACCTAGTGCGACACCGCCCTAGCGACGGCCGAGTACCCGCAGGCCCGCGCCCCGCCGAGGAGCGCCACTCCGGCCACGATGATCGCGCCGAACGCGAGGCCCGTCCGCGGCAGGTCGCCACCTCCTCCCCGCCGTCGGTCGGGCTCGGCGCGGGCGTCGGTGTCGGGGTGACCGGCGTGGACGACGGCGCTATCGAGACCTGGATGTCGATCTGCGCCGGGCTCGGCTCCAGCGCCGCCGGCCCACCCAACGCGGCCAGCGCCACCACGACCAGCGCGACGCCGCGGGCCGCCGGCACCGCCGCGGGCAGGTCGTCGAAGCCGGGCTGCGCGGCCAGCCGGCGGGCCCGCCGGCGCCGCCACCACACCAGCAGGGGTACGGCGAGCGCCGCCAGCAGCACGGCGATGACGAGCCAGGGCAGCGCCCACAGGAGCGGGACTCGCTCAGTGACTCCAGCGCCCCCGACTGCGCCGTCGGGTTGACGATGACCTCGGCGCTCAGCCGCCCGGCCGGGAAGACACCGGACACCTTCCGGGTCAGCCGGACCTCCGAGTCCGGCAGCAGCTCGGGGATGTCGATCAGTTCGCTGTTGGCCACGCGTACGCCCAGCGGCCCCTTGACGACCACCCGCGAGGTACCCGAGAAGCGCACGTTGCCGAGGTTCGCGACCCGGTACGTGACGGTCATGTCGCGGCCGCCGAACGGCTGCAGCGGGTTGTCGTACTGGACGTCCACGGCGGTGATCTGGGCGACCGGCTGGAGCGGTCCGTCCACCCGCAGGTAGACCCGCGCGGCCACCCGACGCTCCACGTTGACCTGCTGGCCCTCCGCGTTCGTGGTGGCCTCGGTGGCGGAGGCGATGATGCCGCCGATGTGGTCGCCCGGCTCGGCGTTCGCGGGTACCTTCAGCCGGAACGGGATGTCCACCCGCTTGCCGACCGGCACGGTGTACTGCTTGACCTGCAACGCGACCCACGAGCCGACGCCCTTCGGCTGCTGGTTGGCCAGCATGAGCGCGAAGCCGCCGTCCGGGGCGTTCAACGCGTCGGTGGCGTAGATGTCCACCTTCAGCGGCTTCTTGCCCAGGTTGCTCACCGCCACCCAGTCGGCGATCTCCTCGCGCGGCTTGAGCGTGTACTCGAAGCGGCTGCGCCCGCTGGGTCCGCTGCGGCTGGACGGGACGACGCTCCACTTGAACTCGTCGCCGGGCGCGGCCGCTGACGCCGGCAGGGCGGGCAGCGCCGCGACCGCCAGAGCCAGGACGGCTAGGAAAAACCCGGGTCGGCCAATTCTCATGATGAGGCTCCTCGGAACAGGCATGCGGCGGAGGTGCCGCAGGCTTGCGCCTGCGACACCTCCGCCTGGGTCACCCGTGGCGGGCGCGACCAGCTCGGCGTTCAGAACGACGAAGGGTCAGGCCAGCGTCAGGGTCAGGGTGGCGGCGTACGAACCCGGGTTGGCGGTGTCCGGGATGGCCAGGCTCAGGCCCGCGCCGGCGGTGAAGACGCCCGCGCTGCCGCCCGAAGCCGCGGAGGCCAGGGTGCGGGGCGCACCCAGGTTCCCCGCGGCACCCGCCGTGACCGTGCCCGAACCGCTGGTCTTCGCCGCGGACGGGGTCCACGTGAGGGCCGAGTTCGGGATGGTGGTCGTGGCCGGGACCGTGTTGAAGTCCTCCAGCTGGCCGGTCAGGGTCCAGCCGGCGTTGCTGCCGCGCTGGTCCGTGACGGTGGCCGTCTGCAGGTTGCCCGTCGCCGCGCCGCCGACGACGCCGCCGGTCAGGCTCGTCGTGTTGCCGGCCACCGTCAGGCTGAACGCACCCGGGGTGATGTCGGCGACGATCTCCTGCTCGGTACCGCCGGGCGGCGGACCCTCCACCGTGACGGACACCGGGCTCGAGGTCGACCCGAGGAAGTCCGCTCCGGTGGCGGGCGTGAACACCGCGGTCAGCGAGTGCGTACCCGCCGGCAGCGTGGCGGTCAACGTGGCCGTACCGCTGCCGACCGGGGCCGAACCGACCACGGTCGAGCCACGCCGGAACTCGACGGTGCCCGTGGCGGTGCCCGGGGACACCGTCGCGGTGAGGGTCACCGTCGCGCCGGACGGAATCGTGCCGGACGGCGAGACGGCGAGCGTGGTGGTCGTCGCCTCAGGGCCGGAGTCAACGGCCCAGTTGCCGCCGGTGACCTCGATGGGGATCTGGAACTCGTCGGCGTGCCGGCCCAGGGTCAGGCTGAAGCACTCCACGATGACCCACCACGTGCCGGCAGCCGGCGCGGTGCCGCCCAGCGCGGTGGTGAACGAGCGGTTCGCGCCCACCGAGATGGGAGCGGTGTCGTACCCGCCGCCGCCCAAGGCCGGGGCGAGGTTGGAGTAAGGCCCGCCCGGCCGGCCGACCCGAAGCGCCGCGTTCTCCCCGTACCCGGTGGGGCAGGCAGCGGAGGTCGTCGCGTTGGCGAACATCGGCGAACCGGCCACGGTGCCGCTGGTCTGCGACAGCGTGATGGTGCCAAGCGACGCCGCCTGCGCGGGTGACGCGACGGCGACGAGCACGCCCGCCGACATGACGGCCGCACCAAGCAGCGCGCCCGCGCGAGCGAACATACGCTTGCTCATGAATCACTTCCTCTCATTGAGGATGTTGCTCAGGCCAGGTCCTGGTGACCCGGCCGGTCATCAGGTTCCACGCAGGCTTTGACCCGGCAGGCAGGCCAATCTCTCCGCCGGACGTGCGGAAGGCGAATTCTCGGTGTCCGCACCTCAGCTCGATGAGGATTCAGCCGAAACGGCCGTGGACGTAGTCGGACGTACGAGGGTCCTGCGGGTGGTCGAACATCGCCGACGTCGGTCCATGTTCGACGATCACGCCGGGTGTGCCGTGCGAGGCGAGGAAGAACGCGCATTGGTGCGACACGCGGGCCGCCTGCTGCATGTTGTGTGTGACGATGACGATGGTGACTTCGTCGGCCAGCTCCCCGATGGTCTCTTCGATGCGCCGCGTCGACGTGGGGTCGAGCGCCGAGCACGGCTCGTCCATGAGCAGCACCCGCGGGCGTACGGCCAGCGATCGCGCGATGCACAGCCGCTGCTGCTGGCCGCCGGACAGCGCGCCGCCCGGCTGCCGGAGCCGGTCCCGGACCTCCTTCCAGAGCCCGGCCTTGGTGAGCGTCTCCTCCACCAGGTCGTCGCGCCCGCGCTTGGAGGTCCGGGTGCCGGTGAGCTTGAGACCGGCCACCACGTTGTCGTAGATGGACATGGCCGGGAACGGGTTCGGCTTCTGGAAGACCATGCCGACCTGCCGGCGGGCGTCGGTGATGCGCCGGTCGGCGGAGTACAGGTCGCGGCCGTCGAGCAGCACCTCCCCGGCCAGCGACGCGTTGGGCACCAGCTCGTGCATCCGGTTGAGGATGCGCAGGAACGTCGACTTCCCGCAGCCGGACGGCCCGATCAGCGCGGTCACCTCCCCGGCCGGCATGGTCAGCGACACCCGGTCGAGGACCTTGTGGTCGCCGAACCAGGCCGAGATCGACCGGGCCTCCAGCGTGGCCAACCCTTCCCGGTTGGTCGCCGCCACGGGGGCCGTCGCGGTCAGCGTCGGGGCTTGCAGCTCGGTCACCACACTGTCCTTTCTGGACCGTTACTACAGCTGGACCGTTACAACAGGTTGGGCAGCAGCCGGGCGGCCTGGTCGGCGATGGCGAGCCCGAGCGCGCCCAGCACCGGTGCGCCGACGATCCACGCCTGCCAGCCGCCCCACCGGTTCCGGAGGTACGTGACGGCCAGGGTGGCCAGCAGCAGCGCCTGCCCCCAGAGCATCAGCGGCGTCCACGCCCCCGGGTCAATCGCCATCGCGGCCTCGGCGCCGGGCAGCGAGGCGGCGCCGAACTTGCGCGCCGGGGCCGGCTGTGCGGGCGTGACCAGGTCGGCGTCCACCCGCAGCAGGTCCTGCGGGATGAACGGGTCGCCGTCCGCGGTGACCAGCGTGAGCCGCCCCTGGCCGGCCGCGAGCGCCGGTGGCGCCGGGTCGCCCGGGCGGCGCAACCCGGTGACCCGGTACGTGTGCTCGCCCTGCCCGGTGGTCACGATGACCGCGTCGCCGGGCAACAGCAGGTCGAGGTCCAGGAACGGTCCGCCGTACGCGGCGCGGCGGCCCATCACGACGCTGGTGCCGGACTGTCCCGGTAGGACGGTGTCGCGGCGGTGCCCGGGCCCGTTGCGCAGCACGTCGCCGCTCGTGCCCTCGAAGACGACGGTGCGCAGCCCGACGGCCGGGATCCTGAGCACGGCGACCGCCGAGCCGGGATCGACGAGGCGTTCCCGCCCGTTCTCGGCGCCGTCGGCGTACTCCACCCGCGTCTGCCCGACCGGGGCGGTGCCGCGGGCCAGCTCCGCGCGAAAGTCGGAGAACGCGGTCTGCTGGTTGCGCGCGTACTGCAGCTGGGACACCAGGGTCAGGTGGACGACGAAGCCGAGCGTGAGCGCGGCGAGGATGCTCAGCGCGATGCCCGGCACCTGGAGGGCGAGCCGGACCTGCGGCTGCGGCGCCGGTGCCGGCCGTGGCGGCAACACCGGCGCATCGGGCGGGCTGGCGCCCGGCGGCCGCTCGACGGTGACGGTCATGGCTGACCGTCCGGCCAGTCGACGGGCTCGGGCTCGGGCCGGCGGCGCCGGGTGACGAACAGCGCGCCCGCGCCGAGGCCGACCAGGGCGAGGCCGGAGGCGCCGATGGCGATCAGCGGCGTGCCGGTGCTGGCCAGCGACCCGCCGCCGCCGTCGCCGTCGCCATCACCGTCCCCGTCGCCATCACCATCTCCGTCGCCGGCTGTGGTGATCTCGTACGTCAACACGGGCGAGGTGGACGCCGCGAAGTCGGCGGGCGTGGTGGGCACGAAGGTCGCGGTGAACGAGTGGTCGCCGGCGGCCAGCGCACTCGTCGCGTACGTGGCCTTGCCGTCCACCAGTGCGGCCGTGTCCAGCAGCACCGTGCCGTCGCGGAACTCGACGTTTCCGGCGGCTCCGGCCGGCCTCACCGTCGCGGTCAGCGTCACGTCGGCCCCTTCCTCGGCCGACCCGGTCGGGGCGGCGGCGAGCGCGGTCTGGGTCGTCGCCGGCTCGGGCGCCTCCCCGACCACGTAGTTGGGCTGCGCGCCGCTGGACGTCTGGTAGTCGTCGGGCTCCGCCGGCACGAAGGTGGCCTGCAGGTCGTACGCCCCGTCCGGAAGGGTGCCGGCGGGCAGCGTGTGGGCGGCCTGGCGCCCGGTGAGTGGGACCGTGGTGATGTCCGTGAAGGTCGAGCTGCCGGCGGGCCGCCGCTGGAACGTCACGCTCCCCGCGGGCTCGGCGGCCTCGTCGCCCTCGACCGCCACGGAGGCGGTCAGCGCGACCGCCGAGCCCGAAGGCGCGGGGCTCGCCGGCGCGACGCCCAGCGTGGTCTTGGTCTTCTTCGCGCTCCCCGGGACGGACACGACGAGTTCGGTGGGCTCGGCGGTCGTCGAGGGACGGTACGCGCTCTCGTCGCCGGGCATGAAGGTCGCGGTCAGCTCGATGGTGAGGCTGGTCCGGCCGCCCTCCAGCGTGAACGTCGCCTGGAGGGTGGCGGTGCCGCCGCTCACCGGC
Coding sequences within:
- the ligA gene encoding NAD-dependent DNA ligase LigA; this encodes MASVDSVDPVVDAARAVPLASAQAYQEAVDQLRAAAAAYYSGPDLDMDDATYDGVMARVAATEAAHPEWKDARSPTETVGAGGGVGGDIVHSEPMLSLDNVFGEEALRKWAARLDKVIGHPAGGYTVEPKIDGLAIAARYAGGELTLVATRGDGRAGEDVTGQARRAAGLPARLREPVTLEVRGEVFMTDADFATANALRTGHGEPAFAHPRSAAAGTLRAQDRAYDAPLSFLAYAVHGLDGGDGEPMPHSAAMALIEELGVATTAGSPAGMPVCATIDEVVTAVQALTAARGTLGFGVDGAVIKADQPADRAAAGSSSRAPRWGIAYKYPADTRTTTLLRIEVQVGRTGVITPVAVLDPVQISGVIVTSATLHNFDDLVRRNVRAGDTVFVRRAGDVIPEVTGAQLDLRPADSVPFEPPTHCPRCGGDIDRAQKRWRCTRGRACGAHESLAYYAARTSVDIEGLGDKIIDAVVKAGLVTDPADLYDLDVPALAALERLGEVSATKLVANIQASKAQPLSRVLTGLGVRMTGRSMSRRLARHFGTMDALLAATVEDLQRVEGVGPERAVTIAAELVELTPVIRKLADRGLAMTEPDATVHDVPPEGAALLPLQRPDGTPMTVVVTGSVPGLTRDEGNEAVERLGGRSSGSVSKKTDLVVVGDGAGSKADKAAQLGIRVMPAADFAALIHEIQNPAL
- a CDS encoding DUF6069 family protein, which encodes MTTTLSVGKASWKSTVTAAGLAALGALVANSVIALVSRGPLDAPAEFQPLTPAAYVPLTILGVIAGAVGWRLNVGRSRNAAAMLRTLVPIVVAVSLIPDVALLVDTEMQPGITTTGVVALMLMHVAVAAVAVPTFRRFMPPQQHAA
- a CDS encoding roadblock/LC7 domain-containing protein, with the protein product MNDINAEEQVKAAYAEMESLRHTVSGVLGSVIAGVDGLLILHDLGTGPEPHDLAALAAATFGLGRQTGLALRHGPFRESTVRSLKGYFSVYAIGDSALLAVLGGEGLNIARLHIEARGVTSRLTPWWGAPGRPVTAVDSPKWDLSLVPWSIMRWCQPRTGSPTSATSRSWWCRSAACRCTRTPTCGGSPPGCWRTRRCGTRTRTWAGTGTAARWTWTTCCATSTSTTSTARWSSRSTTPSRATTSGCRTTGSGPRTRRRPSGSSRSCG
- a CDS encoding amidohydrolase family protein; this encodes MLAPYPNLYFETSVVRAYDLYAVLDTIDPSRVLYGSDLPYASSANSLHELAVMANIAGIDVARFADLFGGNLLRLLGRR
- a CDS encoding WxL protein peptidoglycan domain-containing protein is translated as MRIGRPGFFLAVLALAVAALPALPASAAAPGDEFKWSVVPSSRSGPSGRSRFEYTLKPREEIADWVAVSNLGKKPLKVDIYATDALNAPDGGFALMLANQQPKGVGSWVALQVKQYTVPVGKRVDIPFRLKVPANAEPGDHIGGIIASATEATTNAEGQQVNVERRVAARVYLRVDGPLQPVAQITAVDVQYDNPLQPFGGRDMTVTYRVANLGNVRFSGTSRVVVKGPLGVRVANSELIDIPELLPDSEVRLTRKVSGVFPAGRLSAEVIVNPTAQSGALESLSESRSCGRCPGSSSPCCWRRSPYPCWCGGGAGGPAGWPRSPASTTCPRRCRRPAASRWSWWRWPRWVGRRRWSRARRRSTSRSR
- a CDS encoding Ig-like domain-containing protein codes for the protein MSKRMFARAGALLGAAVMSAGVLVAVASPAQAASLGTITLSQTSGTVAGSPMFANATTSAACPTGYGENAALRVGRPGGPYSNLAPALGGGGYDTAPISVGANRSFTTALGGTAPAAGTWWVIVECFSLTLGRHADEFQIPIEVTGGNWAVDSGPEATTTTLAVSPSGTIPSGATVTLTATVSPGTATGTVEFRRGSTVVGSAPVGSGTATLTATLPAGTHSLTAVFTPATGADFLGSTSSPVSVTVEGPPPGGTEQEIVADITPGAFSLTVAGNTTSLTGGVVGGAATGNLQTATVTDQRGSNAGWTLTGQLEDFNTVPATTTIPNSALTWTPSAAKTSGSGTVTAGAAGNLGAPRTLASAASGGSAGVFTAGAGLSLAIPDTANPGSYAATLTLTLA
- a CDS encoding phosphate ABC transporter ATP-binding protein, whose translation is MAATNREGLATLEARSISAWFGDHKVLDRVSLTMPAGEVTALIGPSGCGKSTFLRILNRMHELVPNASLAGEVLLDGRDLYSADRRITDARRQVGMVFQKPNPFPAMSIYDNVVAGLKLTGTRTSKRGRDDLVEETLTKAGLWKEVRDRLRQPGGALSGGQQQRLCIARSLAVRPRVLLMDEPCSALDPTSTRRIEETIGELADEVTIVIVTHNMQQAARVSHQCAFFLASHGTPGVIVEHGPTSAMFDHPQDPRTSDYVHGRFG
- a CDS encoding sortase domain-containing protein, coding for MTVTVERPPGASPPDAPVLPPRPAPAPQPQVRLALQVPGIALSILAALTLGFVVHLTLVSQLQYARNQQTAFSDFRAELARGTAPVGQTRVEYADGAENGRERLVDPGSAVAVLRIPAVGLRTVVFEGTSGDVLRNGPGHRRDTVLPGQSGTSVVMGRRAAYGGPFLDLDLLLPGDAVIVTTGQGEHTYRVTGLRRPGDPAPPALAAGQGRLTLVTADGDPFIPQDLLRVDADLVTPAQPAPARKFGAASLPGAEAAMAIDPGAWTPLMLWGQALLLATLAVTYLRNRWGGWQAWIVGAPVLGALGLAIADQAARLLPNLL
- a CDS encoding Ig-like domain-containing protein, producing the protein MRAHRTLRRWLALAAAAVLSSGVLTAGLLVGSAGPAAAALGTVTLAKTSGKVTESPMVISAVTSAACPAGFGENSNLKIGRPDVPYRNLSPAVGGGDLDQKPVQFEPNRSFAAAVGSTPADGAWFITADCWPLIGDPHPEVFQTPIFVCGEDWFQGTSCSTAAETETTLAVSPSGSVPAGEPVTLTATVTPAAAGGTVTFYREDETTTSATAIGAAPVSGGTATLQATFTLEGGRTSLTIELTATFMPGDESAYRPSTTAEPTELVVSVPGSAKKTKTTLGVAPASPAPSGSAVALTASVAVEGDEAAEPAGSVTFQRRPAGSSTFTDITTVPLTGRQAAHTLPAGTLPDGAYDLQATFVPAEPDDYQTSSGAQPNYVVGEAPEPATTQTALAAAPTGSAEEGADVTLTATVRPAGAAGNVEFRDGTVLLDTAALVDGKATYATSALAAGDHSFTATFVPTTPADFAASTSPVLTYEITTAGDGDGDGDGDGDGDGDGGGGSLASTGTPLIAIGASGLALVGLGAGALFVTRRRRPEPEPVDWPDGQP